One Streptomyces sp. 840.1 genomic window, CGAGGTCGTCGGGGATCGCCGGCGGGCGCGCACCATGCGGTAGCAGCAGCGTGCCGCTCCACTCCTCGCCGACCTGCGCTGGCGGCAGGACCGCGCCGAGAGGCGAAAGGACGGTGACGTCGTCGAACGTCATTATGCGGACCGGGAGTTCGGGCAGGCGCACCGGCTGGTCGAGGCGCAGGGTCGCGGACAGAAAGGTATCGTGCCCGCGCAGCCGCTCGTCCACGACGAGCAACACCCTCCCTCCGCGCTGCTCCAGGAGGCCGTGGACCGCCAGCTCTCCCGTGTGCATGGGCATTACCGGCGCACCTCCATCCCGAGGCCGGGCCGGTCAGGAAGAGCGACGTGCCCGCCGTCCGGCTGGAGCGTTCCGCGCAGCGCCCGCTGGCGGCGCGGCTCCCACACCACCTGGTACTCCACCGCGCCTGCCGCACGGGGGAAGGCGGCGGCCAGGTGCAGGGCGGGCAGGAACGCCCGGCCGTGCAGGTGGACAGGCACCCCCGCGTCGTGGGCGGCGCCCAGCCAGGACAGGGCTTCGGTGATGCCGCCGCACCACACCGCGTCGAACGTGAACGCTTCCGGCCGGCAGTGCTTCAGCAGGGCCCTGACGTCCTCCACATGGGACAGCCGCTCGCCGAACGCGACCCGCAGTCCTTTCGCCCGCCTGCGCAGATGCGTGTATGCGCATCGGTCGGTCAGCGCGAGCGGGTCCTCCACCCAGCGCACCGCCTCCGGGGCCAGGAGCGGTGCGACCTCCATGGCCCGCAGGTGGCCCCATGTGCCCAGGGCGTCCACCGCCACGCTCTGTCCCGCCCACGTAGCCGCCCGCTCTGCCAGCCGTGCCATTTCAAGGGCTTCCGCTTCCCGCAGTGCCCACTTGGTGAAGGCGAACCCCTCGCCGGCGGTGGCCTTGACCGACTCGGCGGCCGATGTGGCGGCCAGGTCCAGGGAGAGCCAGGACGCGTAGACCGGCACCTGCCGCGCGGGGCGGTCACTGAGCAGGGCCGCGACCGGGAGGTCGGCGAGGCGACCGTGCAGGTCCCACACCGCGCAGTCCAGCGCCCCCACCGCCCAGCGCCCGAGCCCCGCCGAGTGCGGACCGAGTTCGGCCATGAGCCTGCGCAGCACTCTCGTGTGGTCGGTCACGGAGTGCCGCAGCACGCTCTGTCCGAGCCGGGTGGCGACCAGTGCGGCGGGCAGCTCGTCGACCGGGGCGAACACCCCGGCCACTCCGCGGGCCTCGACCACCACCGCGAAGCGGCTGTCGCCCGCTTCCCACGGACCCCCCACGCTGTCATCGAGGCGCTCGACCCGCACACGGTCGATGACCGTGCTACCGAGGTCCATCGATGAGGTCCTCTCCCGCGTAGGTGAAGTACCACAGCGGCCGGTAGCACTCCCAGCCCACCGGCCTCAGCCCGGTCGACGCCATGGACCGCTCGATGGCCGTACGCGCCTGCAGGTAGTAATCCAGGCCCTCCGCACCCGGCGTCCGCATGCCCTGCATCAGCACCGTGTGCGCCTGGAAAATCTGGAAGTTCGGGAACGCGTTGATCACGTCCACCAGCGCGGTCACCCCACGCACGAGGTCCTCCATCGGATCCAGCCCGACGATGTACGTATACGAGGTGTCCAGCCCCGCCACCCGCGCCCGCGCAAGCAGGTCCGGGAATTCCTGCGGCCGCAGATCGGCCTTGGTCGACTTCATCAGGGCCTCCCGCCGGGTGAAGTGCTCCACGGTCAGCCTGAGCACGAACGGCGACACCACCGACGCGATGGTCCTGAACGCCTCATCGCTGCGCAGCACGGAAGTGAGGAAGCCGATCCGGGCTCCGACGCCGGCCCGTTCCAGAGCAGGCCGCAGTGCGGTCAGGTGCGCGACAGCGGCCTCCTCCCGCTCGAAACACCCAGTGGAGACGGTGACCTCGGTCAGTTCGGCCAGGTCGTGGCGGGGGTGCTGCTCGCCAAGGGCACGCAGCAGGTCGTCGAGCCCCTGCTCCTCCTGCAGCCGTGGGTCGGCGGCGGCCTCCAGGGTGTTGGGGCACCAACCACACCCGACGCATCGGCTGCGCGCGTTGGGGTTGAGGGTCGCGGCCCGGCCGCCGTTGCGGAAGTACCCTCCGACCGCCTCGTCGGCGTCGATGCGCTCGACGTGCGCGACCACCTCTCCGTTCAGATACAGCTCGTCGCCCCGGAGCTGGAACGGGCTGGCCGGCCGGTTCAGGGGGACGATGATCTGCCAGGCGACGTCGGGGCGGCGCACGAGGCGGAGGTTGACCCGGGCCCGGTGACGGTCCTGGTCGGAGCTGATCCCGTACAGGTTGACGGCGATCAGCACCACGTCCTCGACAGGTACTCCGTGGCGCAGGGCAGCCCGCTCCAGGTTATGCAGGCGTTCGGAGCCGACGGCGGCGTCGGATGATATGGGTCGGTGTATGGAGAGAGGCGACATGGAGACTCCAACTTGGCGGTGAGCGGTGGGGTGTTGTACCCGGTGGCGCGGCACCTACGTTGTGCCGAGGGAGGGCGTCGGCGGTGTGGCAAATGCGCCGCCTACTTGGTCGGCGCGAAGGCAGTGAAGTGGGTCGGCGGGTGGTCGATGGCCAGGTCGGGTCGCCATGCGGTGAGGATCTGGGCGCTGCATTCGAACAGGCCGTCGGGAAGCTGATCGAGAGGGTGCCAGGCCCAGTCGCCGATGCTCTCGTCCGGTTGTGTGGCCGGTTGCCCCTGCCAGGCGTGGACGAGCGCGCCGACGGTCACCCGCAGGATGCCTTCGACGTGGTCGACGAGCGTGCCCAGGAGCCTGACGTCGCCGGGGCGGGCGATCAGGCCGGTTTCCTCACTGAGTTCGCGGACCGCGGTCTGTTCGAAGGACTCGCCGGCCTCGACGGTTCCGCCGGGCAGTTCGAGGGTGCCGCGACGATGACGGCCGAGGAGGAGCCCCTGCTCGCTGACGAGGATGGCGCCCACGCCGACGGCGGCGTGCGCCACCGGCGGCCGGGTGCTGCGAGGGCGGCTGGAGACCCGCGCCGGCCGGTCGGGAAGGCGCCGGGCGCGGATGAGCTGCTGGACGACTGCGGCGCTCTCGTCGGGGTGCGGGAACAGATCGATGGTCTCGACGCGGAAGCCGTACTCGGTGAGCAGGTCCTCCCACAACTGTGGTGCCAAGACCCACATCTGTGTGGGCAGGGGCGGGTCGTCGCGCATCAGGATCATCTGCTCGCGCGGCGCTACCTCCGTGGACGGGCCGCGGCCGTGCAGGTCGGTGTGAAGGAGCGAGAGAATCAGCGGGGCTCCGGGACACAGCCCGTCGCGCAGCGCCGGCAGCGAGTGGTGCGGGTCGATGAAGGCGAGCGTCCCGATCGCGTACGCGGCTTCGAAGGGCTCGGTTTCGTTCAGGCAGCTGACTACGTCTCCCTGGAGGAACTCCGTACCTTCGACGTCCGCGTGGGTGGAGATGGCGCGTTCGTGCTGGGTCGGAGAGAGTTCGATCCCGGTGACGCGGGCTCCGCAGGCTTGGGCGACGTGAACCGCGTGGTGGCCGGCTCCGGAGCCGACGTCCAAGACACGGCGCCCGGTGATGTCACCAAGGACTTCGGCTCCCGGTCCGACCCCGTCCCAGGGCGTCCAGGCGAGCTGCTCGGGGATGGGCGGGGT contains:
- a CDS encoding enolase C-terminal domain-like protein; the encoded protein is MDLGSTVIDRVRVERLDDSVGGPWEAGDSRFAVVVEARGVAGVFAPVDELPAALVATRLGQSVLRHSVTDHTRVLRRLMAELGPHSAGLGRWAVGALDCAVWDLHGRLADLPVAALLSDRPARQVPVYASWLSLDLAATSAAESVKATAGEGFAFTKWALREAEALEMARLAERAATWAGQSVAVDALGTWGHLRAMEVAPLLAPEAVRWVEDPLALTDRCAYTHLRRRAKGLRVAFGERLSHVEDVRALLKHCRPEAFTFDAVWCGGITEALSWLGAAHDAGVPVHLHGRAFLPALHLAAAFPRAAGAVEYQVVWEPRRQRALRGTLQPDGGHVALPDRPGLGMEVRR
- a CDS encoding bifunctional class I SAM-dependent methyltransferase/NUDIX hydrolase, which translates into the protein MPVEETNTRAWQTYGQRQLARAYTPPIPEQLAWTPWDGVGPGAEVLGDITGRRVLDVGSGAGHHAVHVAQACGARVTGIELSPTQHERAISTHADVEGTEFLQGDVVSCLNETEPFEAAYAIGTLAFIDPHHSLPALRDGLCPGAPLILSLLHTDLHGRGPSTEVAPREQMILMRDDPPLPTQMWVLAPQLWEDLLTEYGFRVETIDLFPHPDESAAVVQQLIRARRLPDRPARVSSRPRSTRPPVAHAAVGVGAILVSEQGLLLGRHRRGTLELPGGTVEAGESFEQTAVRELSEETGLIARPGDVRLLGTLVDHVEGILRVTVGALVHAWQGQPATQPDESIGDWAWHPLDQLPDGLFECSAQILTAWRPDLAIDHPPTHFTAFAPTK